A single genomic interval of Demequina sp. NBRC 110054 harbors:
- a CDS encoding L,D-transpeptidase gives MRTSTLARRLLALAAVVALAGCYTAPSQEAISASHSSFLSSQAASEAASAAGIVTYSLSQEDEDNNVSYIVTAQEQTIDVYGEAGGEVRQTIDAEEVLTVPDATPLAFLVKTRATDWYEVYLPVRPNGTTGWVRAEDVKVATTTFWIEVSVADFELSVWNGTEEVFTTEIGVGRDDRPTPGGVYYIRELLAVPDATGVYGPYAYGLSGFQPVLDDFNGGEAIIGIHGTNEPDKLGSFVSSGCIRMSNDAITEIVEEIGLPLGTPVYIDEEE, from the coding sequence ATGCGGACGTCCACTCTTGCCAGGCGATTGCTCGCGCTCGCGGCCGTCGTGGCCCTCGCCGGCTGCTACACGGCGCCGTCGCAGGAAGCGATCAGCGCGTCGCACTCGTCGTTCCTGTCCTCCCAGGCCGCGTCCGAGGCTGCCTCGGCGGCCGGCATCGTCACCTACTCGCTGTCGCAGGAGGACGAGGACAACAACGTCAGCTACATCGTCACCGCGCAGGAGCAGACGATCGACGTGTACGGCGAGGCGGGTGGCGAGGTCAGGCAGACCATCGACGCGGAGGAGGTCCTCACCGTCCCCGACGCGACCCCGCTCGCCTTCCTTGTGAAGACGCGGGCGACGGACTGGTACGAGGTCTACCTGCCGGTGCGGCCCAACGGGACAACCGGCTGGGTGCGGGCCGAGGACGTGAAGGTCGCCACGACGACGTTCTGGATCGAGGTGTCCGTCGCGGACTTCGAGCTCAGCGTGTGGAACGGCACCGAGGAGGTGTTCACGACCGAGATCGGCGTGGGCCGCGACGACCGGCCGACCCCGGGCGGCGTCTACTACATTCGCGAGCTGCTCGCGGTGCCCGATGCGACGGGCGTCTACGGGCCGTATGCGTATGGGCTCTCGGGCTTCCAGCCGGTCCTCGACGACTTCAACGGCGGCGAGGCGATCATCGGCATCCACGGCACGAACGAGCCGGACAAGCTCGGATCGTTCGTCTCGAGCGGCTGCATCCGGATGAGCAACGACGCGATCACCGAGATCGTCGAGGAGATCGGCCTGCCGCTCGGCACCCCGGTCTACATCGACGAGGAGGAGTAG